The Lysobacterales bacterium genome has a segment encoding these proteins:
- a CDS encoding DUF4832 domain-containing protein — protein sequence MTRPASIVLLRCGLAHAVLLQFALTLSGASLAAEFRPGRTEELLANPHVGFMLWGTTTGASNHYGASIRHVYVPWREIETSDQVFDWDGFEQRRLQPFLTANPDTTFVLRLVADYPNGAASGLTTYYSGGQNQRDYPLFLEQPPLNIPGVDYASCNGDGPGRTPDWNHPRMAAQMAELVAAMAARYDGHPRITAIQVGLLGLWGEWHQSGCPQNAPGAAVKASVRDAYAAAFGQTPLQTRYARNPDAVGVEFGFHEDYFPSFTALCSRFVPAFPRCSSTGDWNLEWAMLNVTPASQDNWRSAPLSGESPFSDQKNTWTERTADVVSLLRSFHFSFLGPAGKHQEPGHAGAMSQIRANLGYRLHLDRVVLPDALVPGEPFSLTLELGNGGTAPLYHRYLLAIDGVDSGGVVRFSLLSGADLRDVLPDQALLVEEDHVLPQGTPAGGYALRARLLPMVPGSTPVTLHSSPRDAAGRVILGAIDVGLAPTDLIFADGFGN from the coding sequence ATGACACGTCCAGCGTCGATCGTCCTGCTCCGCTGCGGATTGGCGCACGCAGTCCTGCTGCAGTTCGCTCTGACGCTGTCCGGGGCGTCGCTGGCTGCGGAGTTCCGTCCCGGCCGCACCGAGGAGCTCCTGGCCAATCCGCACGTCGGATTCATGCTGTGGGGCACCACCACGGGCGCCAGCAACCACTATGGCGCGAGTATCCGCCACGTCTATGTGCCCTGGCGGGAGATCGAGACCAGCGATCAGGTGTTCGACTGGGACGGCTTCGAGCAGCGGCGTCTGCAGCCCTTCCTGACCGCCAATCCGGACACGACCTTCGTGCTCAGGCTGGTGGCGGACTATCCCAACGGCGCCGCCAGCGGCCTGACCACGTACTACAGCGGGGGCCAGAACCAGCGCGATTACCCGCTGTTCCTGGAGCAGCCGCCCCTGAACATCCCCGGCGTCGACTACGCAAGCTGCAATGGCGACGGCCCCGGCAGGACGCCGGACTGGAACCATCCCCGGATGGCGGCGCAGATGGCGGAGCTGGTCGCGGCGATGGCGGCGCGCTACGACGGCCACCCGCGGATCACGGCGATCCAGGTCGGTCTGCTTGGGCTGTGGGGCGAATGGCACCAGTCCGGCTGTCCGCAGAACGCACCCGGTGCGGCGGTCAAGGCGAGCGTCCGGGATGCCTATGCCGCGGCGTTCGGCCAGACGCCGCTGCAGACCCGCTACGCGCGCAACCCGGACGCGGTCGGCGTCGAGTTCGGTTTCCACGAGGACTACTTCCCCTCGTTCACCGCGCTGTGTTCGCGTTTCGTCCCCGCTTTTCCGCGTTGCAGTTCGACCGGCGACTGGAACCTGGAGTGGGCGATGTTGAACGTCACGCCCGCCTCGCAGGACAACTGGCGCAGCGCGCCACTGTCCGGGGAAAGTCCGTTCAGTGACCAGAAGAACACCTGGACCGAACGCACCGCGGACGTCGTCAGCCTGCTGCGTTCGTTCCACTTCAGCTTTCTCGGCCCCGCCGGCAAGCACCAGGAGCCCGGGCATGCCGGTGCGATGAGCCAGATCCGGGCGAATCTGGGCTACCGGCTGCACCTGGACCGTGTCGTGCTGCCCGACGCGCTGGTGCCGGGGGAGCCGTTCTCCCTGACCCTGGAGCTGGGCAATGGCGGAACGGCTCCCTTGTATCACCGCTACCTGCTGGCGATCGACGGCGTCGACAGCGGCGGCGTTGTGCGCTTCAGCCTGCTGTCCGGCGCGGATCTGCGGGATGTGCTGCCTGACCAGGCGCTGCTCGTGGAGGAGGACCATGTGCTGCCGCAGGGCACGCCAGCCGGCGGCTACGCATTGCGTGCCCGCCTGCTGCCCATGGTGCCGGGCAGCACCCCGGTGACCCTGCACAGCAGTCCCCGGGATGCGGCCGGCCGGGTCATCCTTGGCGCGATCGACGTCGGCCTGGCGCCCACCGACCTGATTTTCGCGGACGGCTTCGGCAACTGA
- a CDS encoding outer membrane beta-barrel protein, giving the protein MNHRILPLALAAALAAPAAFAQSGDSYRPDLRSGQGHWFASGNVGRTDGGTAGTFGSGDFNLFRSAEGRRTGYGVATGYRWKVGPAWGIGMEAGYTDLGNIRITNVFEDDPVNQRESQNALRGWHLGGNARFNLGPAWYVGARGGYFRASDNNARYYNNVGQELGLVSGGRDGRNSWYGGLGTGWNATERLSVGVHYDYFRAKTGDLRDPETGFEFAGPKRSTALLGLTAEYTF; this is encoded by the coding sequence ATGAACCATCGAATCCTCCCCCTCGCCCTGGCCGCCGCGCTGGCCGCGCCGGCCGCCTTCGCCCAGTCGGGGGACTCCTATCGTCCGGACCTGCGCAGCGGCCAGGGTCACTGGTTCGCCTCCGGCAATGTCGGTCGCACCGACGGTGGCACGGCGGGCACCTTCGGCTCCGGCGATTTCAACCTGTTTCGAAGCGCGGAAGGTCGCCGTACCGGCTACGGCGTCGCCACCGGCTACCGCTGGAAGGTCGGTCCGGCCTGGGGCATCGGCATGGAGGCCGGCTACACCGATCTGGGCAACATCCGGATCACCAACGTCTTCGAGGACGATCCGGTCAACCAGCGCGAAAGCCAGAACGCGCTGCGCGGCTGGCATCTGGGCGGCAATGCGCGCTTCAATCTCGGCCCCGCCTGGTACGTCGGCGCCCGTGGCGGCTACTTCAGGGCCTCCGACAACAATGCCCGCTACTACAACAACGTCGGGCAGGAGCTCGGCCTGGTCAGCGGCGGCCGGGATGGCCGCAACAGCTGGTACGGCGGACTGGGTACCGGATGGAACGCCACGGAGCGGCTCAGCGTCGGCGTTCATTACGACTACTTTCGCGCCAAGACCGGGGACCTGCGCGATCCGGAGACCGGCTTCGAGTTCGCTGGACCCAAGCGCTCAACGGCCCTGCTGGGCCTGACCGCCGAATACACCTTCTGA
- a CDS encoding OsmC family protein produces MTLQTTASQSDIRRNGVNVTALFDTIDTVRADPALGAFRFRADNAWRSGGHNRSSIRSFYGCGKEDASRQAPFVLDADEPPILLGEDRAANPVEFVLHALAACLTTTLAYHAAARGIEIGSIESSLEGDLDLRGFLGISDEVRRGFSEVRVHMKVAGAASPDQLRELAAFSPVYDIVSNSLPVRLSFQSC; encoded by the coding sequence ATGACCCTGCAAACCACCGCTTCCCAGTCCGATATCCGCCGCAACGGCGTCAATGTCACCGCGTTGTTCGACACCATCGACACCGTCAGGGCCGACCCAGCCCTTGGCGCGTTCCGCTTTCGTGCCGACAACGCCTGGCGCTCTGGAGGCCACAACCGCTCCAGCATCCGCTCCTTCTACGGATGTGGCAAGGAAGACGCAAGCCGCCAGGCGCCGTTCGTGCTCGACGCCGACGAGCCGCCCATCCTGCTTGGCGAAGACCGGGCCGCCAACCCGGTCGAGTTCGTGCTGCACGCCCTGGCGGCGTGCCTGACCACCACGCTGGCGTACCACGCCGCGGCCCGCGGCATCGAGATCGGCTCGATCGAATCCTCGCTGGAAGGCGACCTCGACCTGCGTGGGTTCCTGGGGATTTCCGACGAGGTCCGCAGAGGCTTCAGCGAGGTGCGCGTGCACATGAAGGTGGCCGGTGCCGCCAGTCCGGACCAGTTGCGGGAACTTGCCGCCTTCTCGCCGGTGTACGACATCGTCTCGAACTCCCTGCCCGTGCGGCTCAGCTTCCAGTCCTGCTGA
- a CDS encoding helix-turn-helix domain-containing protein, translating to MSEPIEVLVLAIPETAGSALYGMVDVLSAAGTIWQTLAGTAPGHPLFRVRVVSPSRAAFRCGHGIPVTPDLALEDDPAAAIVIVPEIWLAPEDSLAGRHGAMMEWLRRRHLAGTALYSACSGAILLAEAGLLDGCDATSHWGYEGLFRRDYPKVRFRPEPNLAFADPVGRIVTAGGTTSWHDLALHIIARHGSPAEAMRIAQVYLLKWHAEGQLPYTALVRRGPHGDAVVRRCEDWLDAHCLEPGAVERVVRESGVPERTLKRRFKAATGSSIIERLQDLRIERAKRLLESGEGSIDGISAAVGYEDASFFRRLFRRRTGVGPGDYRRMFRPVLEAGADQAAATPGR from the coding sequence ATGTCCGAGCCCATCGAGGTGCTTGTCCTGGCGATTCCGGAGACAGCGGGGTCGGCGCTCTATGGCATGGTCGACGTGCTGTCGGCGGCCGGAACGATCTGGCAGACGCTGGCAGGCACGGCACCTGGCCATCCCCTGTTCCGGGTGCGAGTCGTGTCGCCATCGCGGGCGGCGTTCCGGTGCGGCCATGGCATTCCGGTGACGCCGGACCTGGCACTGGAGGACGATCCGGCGGCGGCGATCGTCATCGTTCCGGAGATCTGGCTCGCTCCCGAGGACTCGCTGGCGGGTCGCCATGGGGCGATGATGGAGTGGCTGCGTCGTCGCCATCTCGCTGGCACGGCCCTCTACTCGGCATGCTCGGGTGCCATCCTGCTGGCCGAGGCCGGTCTGCTCGATGGCTGCGACGCGACCTCGCACTGGGGTTACGAAGGTCTGTTCCGGCGCGACTACCCGAAGGTGCGCTTCCGGCCGGAACCCAACCTGGCCTTCGCCGATCCGGTCGGACGCATCGTTACCGCCGGGGGCACCACGTCCTGGCACGACCTGGCCCTGCACATCATCGCCCGCCACGGCAGCCCGGCAGAGGCCATGCGGATCGCCCAGGTCTACCTCCTGAAGTGGCATGCGGAAGGGCAGCTTCCCTATACCGCGCTGGTGCGGCGGGGCCCTCATGGCGACGCGGTGGTCCGGCGCTGCGAGGACTGGCTGGATGCGCACTGCCTGGAGCCCGGCGCGGTGGAGCGCGTGGTGCGGGAATCGGGCGTCCCCGAGCGAACCCTGAAGCGGCGCTTCAAGGCGGCAACCGGCAGTTCGATCATCGAGCGCCTGCAGGACCTGCGCATCGAGCGGGCGAAGCGCCTGCTGGAATCGGGCGAAGGCTCCATCGACGGCATCAGCGCGGCCGTAGGCTACGAGGATGCCTCGTTCTTCCGGCGACTGTTCAGGCGCCGCACCGGGGTCGGCCCCGGCGACTACCGGCGCATGTTCCGTCCGGTACTCGAGGCAGGTGCAGACCAGGCTGCCGCCACACCCGGGCGTTGA
- a CDS encoding type 1 glutamine amidotransferase yields the protein MHKNQRIAILATHGFEQSELVEPRDALRKAGFKVDVVSPEAGRIRGWQGKDWGEPVAVDVELANAAAADYAALILPGGVINPDRLRGDATAIDFIRHFDAEGKPLAAICHGPWLLVEAGVAKDREMTSYASIRTDVSNAGARWRDAEVVVDGHVITSRMPDDLPAFIDAVIQALGD from the coding sequence ATGCACAAGAATCAGCGCATCGCCATTCTCGCCACCCATGGTTTCGAACAGTCCGAGCTGGTCGAGCCCCGCGACGCCCTGCGCAAGGCCGGTTTCAAGGTCGATGTCGTGTCGCCGGAAGCGGGACGGATCCGCGGCTGGCAGGGCAAGGACTGGGGCGAGCCCGTGGCGGTCGACGTCGAACTGGCGAACGCTGCGGCGGCCGATTACGCCGCCCTCATCCTGCCCGGGGGCGTGATCAACCCCGACCGCCTTCGCGGCGACGCGACGGCGATCGATTTCATCCGCCACTTCGACGCCGAGGGCAAGCCGCTCGCCGCCATCTGCCACGGTCCGTGGCTGCTGGTCGAGGCCGGCGTCGCCAAGGACCGCGAAATGACTTCGTACGCGTCGATCCGCACCGATGTCAGCAACGCCGGTGCCCGATGGCGGGATGCCGAGGTGGTGGTGGACGGCCACGTGATCACCAGCCGCATGCCGGACGACCTGCCGGCGTTCATCGATGCAGTGATCCAGGCCCTCGGCGACTGA
- a CDS encoding DUF1428 domain-containing protein has translation MSYIDGFVIAVPTANKQAFIEHARRFDPVFVEYGATRVVECWGDDVPAGKQTDFQRAVQARDDETVVFSWIEWPDKATRDAGMAKMMEDPRMDPKTNPMPFDGMRMIFGGFEPVFVLGG, from the coding sequence ATGTCCTACATCGATGGCTTCGTCATCGCGGTACCGACCGCCAACAAGCAGGCATTCATCGAGCACGCCCGCCGGTTCGACCCGGTCTTCGTGGAGTACGGCGCCACCCGCGTCGTCGAGTGCTGGGGCGATGACGTTCCGGCCGGCAAGCAGACCGACTTCCAGCGCGCCGTGCAGGCCCGGGACGACGAGACCGTCGTGTTCTCCTGGATCGAATGGCCCGACAAGGCCACCCGGGATGCCGGCATGGCGAAGATGATGGAGGACCCGCGCATGGACCCGAAGACCAACCCGATGCCGTTCGACGGCATGCGGATGATCTTCGGCGGTTTCGAGCCGGTCTTCGTCCTGGGCGGTTGA
- a CDS encoding YaiI/YqxD family protein — MSDPSPLGPQIWVDADACPGVVRDILFRAAERTGVPVTLVANQWLRTPPSRHVRALQVSGGFDVADDAIAERAQPGDLVVTQDIPLAARVLERGAEAITPRGERFTRENIAERLSIRNFMDELRGAGVQTGGPAAFHARDRQAFAAQLDRWLAARRRA; from the coding sequence ATGAGCGACCCGTCCCCGCTCGGCCCGCAGATCTGGGTCGACGCCGACGCCTGCCCCGGCGTCGTGAGGGACATCCTGTTCCGTGCCGCGGAACGCACCGGGGTGCCGGTCACCCTGGTCGCAAACCAGTGGCTGCGTACGCCGCCATCCCGACATGTCCGCGCCCTGCAGGTCTCGGGGGGCTTTGATGTGGCCGATGATGCCATTGCCGAACGGGCACAGCCGGGCGACCTGGTGGTGACCCAGGACATCCCGCTGGCCGCGCGGGTGCTGGAACGCGGTGCCGAGGCGATCACCCCGCGCGGCGAGCGCTTCACGCGCGAGAACATCGCCGAGCGGCTGTCGATACGCAACTTCATGGACGAACTGCGCGGCGCTGGCGTCCAGACCGGCGGTCCCGCAGCATTCCATGCCCGCGACCGCCAGGCCTTCGCCGCGCAACTGGACCGCTGGCTGGCCGCACGCCGCCGGGCCTGA
- a CDS encoding protein kinase, with translation MAGLPVPPLWLRIFLLSAALVVLVAATALAVAWRQGARIAGQELSRALATSIAVQREFEQRRLEQLEFMVQQFAADASLVTYIADAGALAFGLDGQAASGGLSIRDLLLERREVHDFDLAIVLDEGAVVLARTDSSEFFAEDLRDDPLVGAAHDALTPYSGYWRLDDALYQAAIVPLQQDRDLVGFLLLAVRVDDAFASRIAGVSGAQIAFLLDAPPGRVIASSLAPEVAAGLPAALAQATPGGDATGGPDRLELQLGEHPWMGRLMATAGDAQPALGQVLTLASSRAATAAFRQFQDSVLLAGLASLALALLLSLLLSKGVLRPLRRLAEATESAAAGNYRAEVAVGGRDELGRLSRGIDSLLASLREKSDIESYLGDLARALPEGGDAPSNLPTTRAVPRTLEAVLLAVRLPTVDEDDRPEKVFALDQEGVNAALASAPGALVAIDGVHVLMACPGEDGLDSALRALAALRQRWTAGRTAAVLHVGRVLHGDLRLTGASALPVVAGPAAELAGRLLSQVAAGGLLLTPAAAARCRTGLGAAAVVVARGPGGAPFLSLRPQALPSPAAPVPVSPGDQAAPVDGPVAGSGSVLGHRYQVISLLGSGGMGAVYKVRDLELDEVIALKMLRADVAPDATQRERLKDEIRLARRITHGNVLRTFDYVEIDGGPCISMEFVRGMTLRYLLSASGRIPPSAGLRIARQLAAGLVAAHAVGVLHRDIKPENIILETSGNAKLMDFGIARPVQRQGQGHTEIGSFVGTPRYAAPEQMAGDAVGPQADIYALGVVMCEMFGGHLPHEAANTMDLYVAKMREQPVPPSARGIALPAGLEAIVLRCLALHPDDRFGSAQALQQALAGVRA, from the coding sequence ATGGCCGGCCTGCCGGTACCGCCCCTGTGGCTGCGCATCTTCCTGCTCAGTGCCGCACTGGTGGTGCTGGTCGCCGCCACGGCGCTGGCGGTTGCCTGGCGACAGGGTGCGCGCATCGCCGGACAGGAGCTGTCGCGGGCGCTGGCCACCAGCATCGCCGTGCAGCGCGAGTTCGAGCAGCGCCGCCTGGAGCAGCTGGAGTTCATGGTCCAGCAGTTCGCCGCCGATGCCAGCCTGGTCACCTATATCGCCGATGCCGGTGCGCTGGCGTTCGGCCTGGACGGCCAGGCGGCGTCCGGCGGCCTGTCGATCCGCGATCTCCTGCTGGAGCGACGCGAGGTCCACGATTTCGACCTGGCCATCGTCCTGGACGAAGGCGCGGTGGTCCTGGCCCGCACCGACAGTTCCGAGTTCTTCGCAGAGGACCTGCGCGACGACCCGCTGGTTGGCGCGGCGCACGACGCGCTGACGCCCTACAGCGGCTATTGGCGCCTGGACGATGCCCTGTACCAGGCGGCCATCGTGCCGCTGCAGCAGGATCGCGACCTGGTGGGGTTCCTGCTGCTGGCAGTGCGCGTCGACGACGCCTTTGCCAGCCGCATCGCCGGGGTGAGCGGCGCCCAGATCGCCTTCCTGCTCGACGCACCACCCGGACGGGTGATCGCCTCGTCCCTGGCGCCGGAGGTCGCTGCCGGCCTGCCGGCGGCGCTGGCCCAGGCGACACCCGGCGGCGATGCCACCGGTGGACCAGACCGCCTCGAACTGCAGCTGGGCGAGCACCCCTGGATGGGTCGCCTGATGGCCACGGCGGGGGACGCCCAGCCGGCGCTCGGTCAGGTGCTGACGCTGGCCTCTTCGCGCGCGGCGACCGCCGCCTTCCGGCAGTTCCAGGATTCGGTGCTGCTGGCGGGCCTCGCATCCCTGGCGCTGGCCCTGTTGCTGTCCCTGCTGCTGTCGAAGGGCGTGCTGCGACCCTTGCGCCGGTTGGCCGAAGCCACCGAGTCGGCCGCCGCAGGCAACTATCGCGCCGAGGTCGCCGTGGGCGGCCGCGACGAACTCGGCCGGCTGTCGCGTGGCATCGACAGCCTGCTGGCCAGTCTTCGCGAGAAGAGCGATATCGAAAGCTACCTGGGCGACCTGGCACGCGCGCTTCCGGAAGGCGGCGATGCGCCGTCGAACCTGCCGACGACCCGGGCCGTGCCGCGAACCCTGGAGGCGGTGCTGCTTGCCGTGCGACTGCCGACGGTCGACGAGGACGATCGACCCGAGAAGGTGTTCGCCCTGGACCAGGAGGGGGTGAACGCGGCGCTCGCAAGCGCACCGGGTGCCCTGGTCGCCATCGATGGCGTGCACGTGCTGATGGCCTGCCCCGGCGAGGATGGACTCGATTCTGCGCTGCGGGCCCTGGCTGCCCTGCGGCAACGCTGGACCGCCGGGCGGACTGCGGCGGTGCTGCATGTCGGTCGTGTCCTGCATGGCGATCTCAGGCTCACGGGAGCCTCGGCGTTGCCGGTGGTGGCAGGCCCGGCCGCGGAGCTGGCCGGCCGGCTGCTGTCGCAGGTCGCCGCGGGCGGCCTGCTGCTCACGCCAGCCGCCGCCGCGCGATGCCGGACCGGGCTGGGCGCGGCCGCGGTGGTGGTGGCGCGCGGTCCAGGCGGCGCACCCTTCCTCAGCCTGCGCCCACAGGCCTTGCCCAGCCCCGCCGCGCCGGTCCCGGTATCGCCAGGCGACCAGGCAGCACCCGTAGATGGCCCGGTGGCGGGTTCGGGCAGCGTGCTGGGCCACCGTTACCAGGTGATTTCCCTGCTCGGCAGCGGCGGCATGGGGGCCGTGTACAAGGTGCGCGACCTCGAACTGGACGAGGTGATCGCGTTGAAGATGCTGCGCGCCGATGTCGCACCGGACGCCACGCAGCGCGAACGGCTGAAGGACGAGATCCGGCTGGCGCGCCGGATCACGCACGGCAACGTGCTGCGCACCTTCGACTATGTCGAGATCGACGGTGGCCCGTGCATCTCGATGGAGTTCGTGCGCGGCATGACCCTGCGCTACCTGCTTTCCGCGAGCGGGCGAATTCCGCCCTCGGCAGGCTTGCGCATCGCCCGGCAACTGGCCGCCGGTCTGGTTGCCGCCCATGCGGTGGGCGTACTGCACCGGGACATCAAGCCGGAAAACATCATTCTTGAGACCAGCGGCAACGCGAAGCTGATGGATTTCGGCATTGCCCGTCCGGTGCAGCGGCAGGGGCAGGGACACACCGAGATCGGCAGCTTCGTCGGCACGCCGCGCTACGCCGCGCCCGAGCAGATGGCCGGCGATGCGGTGGGACCCCAGGCCGACATCTATGCCCTGGGGGTCGTGATGTGCGAGATGTTCGGCGGGCACCTGCCCCATGAGGCGGCGAACACCATGGATCTCTACGTGGCCAAGATGCGCGAGCAGCCGGTACCGCCCTCGGCGCGCGGCATCGCGCTGCCGGCGGGTCTGGAGGCGATCGTGCTGCGCTGCCTGGCGCTGCATCCGGACGACCGGTTCGGATCCGCCCAGGCCCTCCAGCAGGCGCTTGCCGGGGTCCGCGCATGA
- a CDS encoding putative porin encodes MSAPGTGFGRLRALQVLALAAFSAVAMGQDPFDPLADVEEERRWSWRGDLQVRGEHTSGLPNERADLERLRGRLRFGIEGWLGERLEMAASARLLAGSTGNDRTRVNNDNERSRAFGLDRLVLRWRLGEHTRATLGKDALALTLTPLLWDPDLRPAGLAIDHAVALGDFDRLSLVGGHWAGQHLFGDDSRLSAVQIAWHGREGAPASASVHLALLDFDRLETLTRNGLARTNRVAGGRLVSDYRLLDLLLEGRVRIADRPLRARLDLVRNLGADDLRDGARFDLNLGDATAPGGWELGWAVQRFQRDAVMAAFSDDDWWFHSFARGHALWYTYAFDARWRLRLSGFRETRDGLDRATHRVLLDLESRW; translated from the coding sequence ATGAGCGCCCCTGGTACCGGGTTTGGGCGGCTACGTGCGCTCCAGGTGCTCGCGCTGGCTGCGTTCTCGGCGGTGGCCATGGGCCAGGACCCCTTCGATCCGCTGGCCGACGTCGAGGAGGAACGGCGTTGGTCCTGGCGGGGCGACCTGCAGGTGCGCGGCGAGCACACATCGGGCCTGCCCAACGAGCGCGCCGACCTGGAGCGCCTGCGCGGTCGGCTCCGGTTCGGCATCGAGGGCTGGCTGGGCGAGCGGCTCGAGATGGCGGCCAGCGCAAGGCTGCTGGCCGGCAGCACCGGCAATGATCGGACGCGGGTGAACAACGACAACGAGCGCAGCCGCGCCTTCGGCCTCGACCGCCTGGTGCTGCGCTGGCGACTGGGCGAGCACACCCGGGCGACGCTGGGCAAGGATGCGCTGGCGCTGACGCTCACGCCGCTGCTTTGGGACCCCGACCTGCGACCCGCGGGCCTGGCGATCGACCATGCCGTGGCGCTTGGGGACTTCGATCGCCTCAGCCTGGTCGGCGGCCACTGGGCCGGGCAGCACCTTTTCGGCGACGATTCGCGCCTCAGTGCGGTCCAGATCGCCTGGCACGGGCGCGAAGGCGCGCCAGCCAGCGCCTCGGTCCACCTGGCCCTGCTCGATTTCGATCGCCTGGAGACCCTGACGCGCAATGGCCTGGCGCGCACCAACCGGGTGGCCGGCGGCCGCCTGGTCAGCGACTACCGCCTGCTCGACCTGCTGCTGGAAGGCCGGGTCCGCATCGCCGACCGACCGCTGCGCGCGCGGCTCGACCTGGTCCGCAACCTCGGCGCCGACGATCTGCGCGATGGCGCACGCTTCGACCTGAACCTGGGCGACGCCACGGCGCCTGGCGGATGGGAGCTGGGCTGGGCGGTGCAGCGCTTCCAGCGCGATGCCGTGATGGCCGCTTTCAGCGACGACGACTGGTGGTTCCACAGCTTTGCCCGTGGCCACGCCCTCTGGTACACGTATGCCTTCGACGCGCGCTGGCGACTGCGGCTGAGCGGATTCCGAGAGACCCGCGACGGCCTGGACCGGGCCACCCATCGTGTGCTGCTCGACCTGGAGTCGCGCTGGTAG
- a CDS encoding DUF748 domain-containing protein codes for MTRRRTVWMVVAVLLLAAVAIRLLLPGIVRDSLNARMASMGDYTGSVQDVSLAIWRGAYRLRDLRIEKATGDLAVPLLEAPRVGISISWNDLLRGAVVAEVLFDGPTVHFVDGVSTGDSQAGTGVDWRARLADLVPIRIDEVRIRDGRVVFHNFVSDPPVNLEATQVQARIDNLTNVRDADDRRAAELEAEARLFDSADLEASARFDPIGRPDDFQFALRILDIELTRLNDLAQAYAALDFESGNGEFVMELEARDRQLSGYAKPLLQNLQIFSWQSDVVEASKNPFRIAWEAVAEGVTRLFRNAPADQFATRIEIRGELGDAELGTWGAILGILRNAFVEALQPYFEGTRLGRRPDSD; via the coding sequence ATGACGCGTCGGCGCACAGTCTGGATGGTCGTGGCGGTGCTGCTGCTGGCGGCGGTGGCGATCCGCCTGCTGCTTCCCGGCATCGTGCGCGACAGCCTGAACGCCCGGATGGCGTCGATGGGCGACTACACGGGTTCCGTGCAGGACGTCAGCCTGGCGATCTGGCGCGGCGCCTACAGGCTGCGCGACCTGCGCATCGAGAAGGCTACGGGCGATCTGGCGGTGCCCCTGCTTGAGGCGCCCAGGGTGGGGATCTCGATCAGCTGGAACGATCTTCTCAGGGGCGCGGTGGTTGCCGAAGTCCTGTTCGACGGCCCCACGGTGCATTTCGTGGACGGCGTGTCCACGGGCGATTCGCAGGCCGGCACGGGCGTCGATTGGCGCGCCAGACTCGCCGACCTCGTGCCGATCCGGATCGACGAGGTGCGGATCAGGGATGGCCGCGTCGTGTTCCACAACTTCGTGTCGGATCCGCCGGTGAACCTCGAGGCCACGCAGGTGCAGGCCAGGATCGACAACCTGACCAATGTGCGCGACGCCGACGATCGCCGCGCGGCCGAGCTGGAGGCCGAAGCACGACTGTTCGACAGCGCGGACCTCGAAGCCTCGGCCAGGTTCGACCCCATCGGTCGGCCGGACGATTTCCAGTTCGCGCTCAGGATCCTCGACATCGAGCTCACCCGCCTGAACGACCTTGCGCAGGCCTATGCCGCGCTGGACTTCGAATCCGGCAACGGCGAGTTCGTGATGGAACTGGAAGCCAGGGACCGGCAACTCTCCGGCTATGCCAAGCCGCTATTGCAGAACCTGCAGATCTTCAGTTGGCAAAGCGATGTGGTGGAGGCCTCCAAGAATCCGTTCCGTATCGCCTGGGAGGCGGTGGCGGAGGGCGTGACCCGGCTCTTTCGCAACGCGCCGGCCGACCAGTTCGCGACGCGCATCGAGATCCGCGGTGAGCTGGGCGATGCCGAGCTGGGCACCTGGGGTGCGATCCTCGGCATCCTGCGCAATGCCTTCGTGGAGGCCTTGCAGCCCTATTTCGAGGGCACCCGCCTGGGTCGGCGCCCGGACTCGGATTGA